The Seriola aureovittata isolate HTS-2021-v1 ecotype China chromosome 7, ASM2101889v1, whole genome shotgun sequence genome includes the window ATGAACTACtaatgttaaattattattgtaaagTAATAAAGTATTCCACATTTAAGAACTACCCTTTGAGCATGTCAAGTAATCAGAGTTGTTGTTAATTGCTAAATTACAAGTTCTTACATGctgttattttcagttcatgTGGACATAACAACGCTTGTTTCCTGTGGGGGTCATGGTTTGTCTTCCATACATAACAATGTTTACAGTAAATCCCATAATCCCTGTTAATGGGttcattgtttatgtttgtaaCGTGCTTTTTTAGAAACATTCGGAAGAATCGAGGTCAAGAAACAATAATTTCACAACACTATCTCGTTGTTATGACACCGGGAGGAGAGATACAGAAGCCTGAGGTGGCATTTCAGGTAGACAATACAAGTGTTTGTACGGTTGCCACTGACGATCACTGGCCAAACTAGTCAGATACCTGTAATTCAAGTCCTTGTCaggtgtatacagtatattcaggCCAGTAATTTGGGCCATCGGGGCACACCTTCTGTGTACACAGTGTGAATCAAGCTTTTGAATGCATGTTGAAACTATCTCAGGGTATAGTAGGTGTAAAGTACATGTAAGACTATTATGGACAAACCAAAGGCCATTTATACACTCCCTGCACGTATACCTGGAGCAAGCAGCGCACAGCACAGACCTACTTCCACTATGCAGACAAGATATAGCACTCAGCCTGCAAAGCTTGCTGGGGCAGGGATAAAATGTGACTCAGGACACAGAAGCCGATGAACAGATTCCCTatagaggagggggtggggggaatGTGTGGCACCGAGTGTGCTGATTCACTTGGGTCCATGACGAGAAATTTATGAGCTACTATATTCAGCCCCAATGCAGGGAAACTGCAAATCCAACAACACGTTCTTTGTGCAATCTCTACAGCGGTTTTAAACTGTTATGCAGAACTGTAAAAATCCCCTTAGGGAGGTTCAAAGTTTGAATTACAATATAGATATATTGTACCTGCTTGTTCCAGTGCCTCATTCAAGCTACACTTACAGCGGGTGAAAGACTATTCAGTATGCTAAATCAATCgaaaatgttttatatctaAAGCATCGTTTTAAACAGAAATCTTCATTAcacattttgtgtctttacaAAGTTTATCGAAATAAAAgttttgcagttttaaaaaGTGCCATGCTGTTGAGTCAGTATGTTTGAGGTGGCTCTTATTTTACGCAAAAAAATGTTCTTGAGTGATTTAAGGTTGGCAGTGACTATGTCAAAGATGCAGTCTGTCAAAGCACTTCACATAATTACCATTCACTGCAAATTTATGACTAGAAGTATGTGCACACATCCAAGATTATGCATTGAAGCCATCAGGTTTGTCATCAGACCTGGTCTGAAATTTGTAAAAGCCAACCTGCTGTGCAGCCAATCAGCTATTATATcaattttgatcatttattacTGTACTTCAAATATCTGgattaacaaaacaaaccaactaCTAACACACCGTCTCCCTAAATCTATTATACCACAGatattgtgatttattttatcatcGCCATAAAGGCTTTGTGCTTATTTTGATGTAGTCATTCTCCTTTTCAGttgactgaaaacagctgacagatAACTGCTGGTAAAGTATACACAAATGTGCACACGTGTAAAGTTGACCAAAACAAACCAGGCCTATACTGACGTCAGCACATAATACAATATGATCAAGCCTTGATCCAGGTGTTAAATTATGTGCATGTCGCTGTGTTCGGGTAGGCTATACAAATACTGAAGCACTGGCACACTGCAGTCGTTGTCACTATCAGGAAGAGACCGTCAGGAATCTCAACACGTGTGTTACTCAGGGGGGgctgttcagtttgtttttccagtgCAGGTGTTTTCACCAGATCAAACTGCACCGAGTGAAACCACCACGTTATGTCTTTATTTGGAGACTATCGGCACTCCATGACACGTTTTGAGACCCCCCCCTCCAGGACAGACCAATGAGGCCCGAGCTGCTGTGGACTCGCCAGCCAATGACACAAGgtaagagacaaaacaaagtgacacaCTGGCAAGGTGCTCTGAATGTTGTGACAGTGCCGATAAAAGCCATTTCAAGCACACTGCACTGCTTATCGTTGCTCTACGTGTCTTCCACGAGCCCTCCCCTGCCTTGGTGCAGCGCTGAGCATGTTGCAAACACTTCACTTGTGCTAGCTGGTGTTAGCCACTTCTTGCTAGCATGCTCGGTGGTTAGCCAAAACATCCAAGACAGCAGTCAGAAACCCACCTGTTTTTCGTCCTCGTAGTCCACCTGAGTGTCCGAGTCCAGGTTTTCTGACGacattgtgtgagtgtggtggACAAGCAAGTGTCCCGTTTGCCAGACGCCTCAAAGAGGTGAATGTACGAGGTGCCGTTTTATGTACCTGTGCTGAATCTAATCCTCCTTTTCTGAACACGACTGCTCCCCAACAAAAATGGCGTAACGagatgtgacatcatcaccggAGGGAGGGGATTGAGGGGACGGGCGTACGTACTTGTGATCGACATATACAGTAACCAATAGAAGAGCAGTATCGCTCCACTAAGAGCCAATGAGATCCCGTAACGTCACTCTCTTTGATTGACACCCCGTCGTCCAATGGTTTTACAAAATGGAGAGTGGGGGCGATGCGGGGCCGCACTGCATCAACACAAATCACCTGAACAACACAGAAGATGTATAATCAgcacaacatttttatgaacacTGTGTTATATTAATTAGTGAACGGACTAAAACTGCTGTAACGGGAGGATTGGCAGTCATCATTGTccttaatttttgtttttgcagtgcacTTAGGAGAAGCTaactgctctgtgattggctacTTGTTGGTGACCCCTGTTGCTGCCCCCGTCAATCAAAAAATTAGCGGGAACGGTTGGTTTACGCGAACACCTAGCTTACCTCcatatctttttaaaaaacaatctgCTGTATTGTTGTTTTCGGTAAAACATACTTTTGTTGTAAGTACAAGCTCATAGAAAACAGAGACTAGGTTAGAAACAGCTTAATCATATTGTGGTACGTGGCTGTCTAAATGTAAACTCACAGGATAATTAGCTAGTGGTAGTTTACAGTAGTGCAGTCATGTAAATGTGCTTAACTAGCTAAAGCAATGTTGTTAGCCACTTCACAACATTTATCTTGTGTTCTTTGCAGCTCCTTATTTGTGGATTTTCACCAAAACTATGGCATGTGTACAACGAGTGAGAACTTCACAGGTAAAAAGACTGGCTAAAGTTAATGTACATTCACTAGCTGGTTAGCTACAGGGCAAAGACAAGTTTTCTCCTTATTTATAGCAGTGAGATCTTGTACCTTTTCCCATGTGCTATAATTtcaattttattgtatttaatgcCTTTATATTAATTTGAGAGCTTTAATTAGTTCCTCATAAAATGATTTGACCCTCATATATTCATCATAAGTTACAGTTGAGACCAGTTGGGTTGTGTCTAGCATTTATTTGTCACTTTCAGATTGCATCTTGGGGTAAAATTGGATATTTAACACCAGAACtgacttatttattattttttgaaaaataaaaattttagaTTGCTATTTAAATCTACCACAACTTAATTTTGTAAAAGGATGATCCACACCAATATTTAGGTCCATAAAGATCAGAAGAGTCACATAATGAGAAATTACAGGTATTAATATTGTgcttaaatgttttatttatcctAGACTTCAGAGAGACAGTATTACATCATATGTAATACTTTGTTTGAGTTTGAATGatagttttatatgttatttaatATGTTGTAGCATTGCTTATTTGAATGCAGCTTTTGGCTGTCTAGGTTTCTAGTGTTTCTGTTAACTAAGCTGCAATAAGTTGTGATTTAATTTGTCCCACCTGTGTAGGACACTCAGCTGTTGCCTAATCAGGTTCTCTCAGAGCAGCAGTCCTTGGTTGTTATGAAAAAACTTCTGGCCATCGCAGTGTCTGGCATCACATACCTTCGGGGCCTTTTCCCAGAGAAAGCCTACGGGAGCAAATATGTTGAAGGTTACCTTATCCACTGAAAGTTATTTGTCTGCAAATCATTTAATATTTGGAAATATTTACAAAGAGgatcctttcctttttttttttttttcctcccacagAGCAGAAAGTGATGATCCTTAGAGAGGAGCGCAGCTGTCCTGGTGCCAGTCAGATTGTTCAGTGGTAAATAACAACAACTTGACACTTGCTGCCCAAAGCTGTTGATCAGGCTCACTAAAGAAATAATTTGAATGTCCTCTATCTTTTTGGACATAATTCCTgttgaaactgaaaatcttATTGAGTCTTGTTAAGAAATCTCAAATTTCCAAAATCCAAGGAAACGCTAATGCTATTGTTAAATTAGTATAAATTATCATCTTAATAATTTTCAAAAACTCTCTTAGTGTACCGTGTCATATTACACATTAACTAAAATGCCAGGACACGTTTTATAAGTGATGATGAGTCAGAGTTCATTGACCTAAGTAATCGTTGTATGTGGAGGAATACTGATAAAATTACTATtaattgtctgtgtgttgtttttttattcttccagGATGCAGGGATGCTTTGAGGCCATCCAGAGGAAATATGTAAGTCATATTGAACCTTTTCCAGCAGTCAGAAGATTTGTAATGTACACCTGgttgatttactttttttttttattgtgtctcaCAGTAACTAATGTGGTcaaaattattgttatttttttccccaccagcTCCGGACAGTCATCATGTCTGTGAGTATTTTGCTTATCTTTGATTTCCTatgttttttttgaatgtttaaCTGAGATGAACACATGTGAGGAGTATGCTTTTAACTGACTCAATTTTTGAGAGTACTTACAGCATTTAGTCTTTTCATTAAGGCCTAAAAGATATCCAGGAATATTCATGGTGCtgatgttttttcctttttttttacccttttttcaGATCTACACTGATCCAGAGAACCCCCAGGTAACGTGCAGGTTTTCTTCCTGCCATTGTTGATGTTCAATACCGTTAATATGTCGTAGAGATAATTAGCTGTTTATATGATTGTTGTGTATTTCATGTGCAGCACGTGTGTTGTCATGTCTTTCAGAAAGTGACTGAGTTTTACCAGTTTAGGATCCAGTACACTGCAAAAGGAGCGCAGATGGACTTTGAGAGGTGGGATTTTTTTCATGCCTGACGGTTAAGATAACACATATGAATCATCTTGAAGTTGGCTTTACACTCATACCAGgaagttactttttttttttttttctttcttaaccTTTTTCTGTCTAGATATGACTCAGTGAATGCATGAATTAACCCTTTGACTACCTTCAGTTCCTTAAATTCATAAACACATCCACGTGTTCCATAATATGAAACAGTTTTATGCTTTCAGTATCTTCTGGCACTAAAACTTTAGCTGGAACTACATCAGACTTAGACAGGAGTGAAACAGTTAAATCCAATATGCTATTATCAATACTGCATTATTGCATGAGTATGGAAAAAATTAATGTGCATCAGTTAATACAGATTCACACAGATGTTAACATGGCATGATGTTGtatgatgttgtttgtttggaaaCGTAAACATAAGTTGGGAGTGGAGGTATTCACAGAGCTGGATAGACGTCTGTGTAAAAAGCGGGACAGACGCTGTTATGTTAGACATCACGCCTCTGGTTCCAGAACGCTGGCATGCAatctaaaatcacacactggGCAGGATAAAACcggctttgtttgttttagtgtaAACAAGCGAAGGTGGCACAATCAGGGGTCTTCTTAATGGCAAAATAGCGGTAACTCTGGCGCTAGTCTCTTCAATAAACAAGCCTCTAACAACTgtagagttgttttttttatttttttgcctagTAAagcaacttttgtttttcaccctGCCTCCTTTCTCtagcagtaacaacaacaagGTGTCAGCGATGTCGTGCGGAAACACGAAGAAGGCGAGCATCCTGCTGGTGAGGAAGCTCTACACCCTGATGCAGAACCTGGGTCCTCTGCCAGACAACGTCTGCCTCAACATGAAGCTGGCCTACTACGACGATGgtagcacacaaacacaaacaaactcaccatgattatattatttacaCCACTCGAGGATGGATTAGATAGATTAAAGCTTtgcacatttaatatttaaatgattagATTTGTTAAACCTAATGTCATGAGCTGTACGACTTGAACTCTCTCATATGTCCTGCAGCTTTGATCGAAACTTTTAAGCATTTGCGTCACATGTTAGACATTTAGCTGTATCTAAAAATTTGGTGTCTTCTGTAAGGGCAGTTTTGGCAGGACAGGTGGTGAGACCAGTTTCAGAAATGGATGAGAAATTGTACAATACAGAAATGCACaatatttaaagacatttatatTTGCACAATATCCAAATCATTAGTGATTTGCAACCATAGccaattttaaaaatgtaagaaaaggaCATTTATAGGTTAAACTGGATATTaagtttttgattttcttttatatctCAGTGTGGTGCTACATTTAGGTGTAGATTTTCCCAAAACATGTCCAGATACCTTagtcaaaaatgtatttataatagTTAATAATTTTGAGACTGTTCTTGTTGCCTGTTTATCAAAAAGATTAATAAATGCTTCTGCTGAGATCATTCACATGGCTCATTTCCAAATAGCTGCATAGTTATCTGCCTGTGTTCACTGGATGTGAAATATCTGCATGCACCATGTGTTTTTAACGTGTTTCTGAGTCGTGACGTTTGTTTTTGACACTTGATGTAAAACCTGTCTCACAgtttgtccgtctgtctgtttgattgttttataGTCACCCCTCAGGACTACCAGCCGCCAGGCTTCAAGGAGGCTGAAGGCGACACCATGGAGTTTGAGAGGGAGCCAGTGAAATTGACCATGGGCGAGGTGGCCACTCCCTTCCACACTCTGAAGTTGGACATggccacagagagacagagactggaGCAGGTGACAGAAAAAGGCATCATGGAAGTCTTTATATGTGCTATAATAACCATGTCAGAGCTTTTTAACTCCCTCTTATTCTGCGTATTTGTCTCCTTTAAGTTGTCATAATAATACTCACTGTCTTTAATGGACTTTTGTCTCCTAATCAACAAGTCAgcagtacttttttttaaaggacagcattttgttaaatgtctgcaggtggaggagagtGTGATGGAGAAGTGGGTTctgaagatggaggaggacgGTGTCCTTTCACAGGTcagcacacaaacagctgagacATGAAGCTTGTTGACTTTAAGCAGGGCAACAAGTAACAGTCATGGTATAGACTATAAATCAATTAGATTAGATGTCTCACAagtatgaatgtgtgaagtTTCGCGATCAACACATGAATTTTGAAATGGTCAAATATTGCACATGCAAGCGAGGCCACAGGTCAGACGTGGGAGTCAGTCTGTTTTATCAAAAAGCGGCGCGTCGTTGTGGTCAGTGTGTTGACATTGTTCGATCCCGGTGTTCAGAtaacatgttttcatctttaGAGCCATGTGATTGAAGACGTGGAGAAGCCTGACACTGAGAACACAGACTTGGATAACACCGGTAAGTACTCCCCCACCAACACCCACCCACTCGTTTCACTTCACCTGAGCACAGTAGAACTTTTCCACGGTTCAGTTTGTCCTTGTTTGTGACTGAAATGTCTCCATATTGTAAGAAATAACTGCAGATTTTTGGGAGATGGAaacaatttaatgttttttattcttgaaCATGTTAAACGTCACTGCAAGCTTGAATTACTAGAAGCATTAGGAAGTAATAATCTTAGAGTGAACTGTATAAATGGGCATCATCAGGTGAAGGTCTCACTTGGAGATGCATACTCcttaaaatgaaattcagttGTAGAGGTCTTTGATTTTACAGTCCTTTAATTTAAGTTGTGATTTTCatgatgtttcatttattatttattattattttatttattgagaaATTCTCCAAGTGTTATTTCTCTAAAATAGCCTCCAAATTTACTGTTACACTTACAGATCTCCTCATGATCCTGAGAGAATAATGATTAACATGCCTgtaatctgtttttgttgttttttgtttttttagatgTCCAAATGACCTGTCTTGAGAAGATGGAGAGTTGTGAGGAAGTTACAGAGGTAGGTGTGACGTTAACTACACCAGCCCCAGCGCACTGTGAGCATGTGGTACATGTTTCAAGCTGCAGAGGGGAAGACTAACACATTAAAACTCACTAATTCCACTGTTCAAGTGGAAATTGGTGGTGAGGAATCAAATCAAGAGCAAAGGAAAAGCTTTTCCTAAtcatcataaaataaacataaatgtgtcatgtggtatttaaaaaaaaagaataatgctTTTCTTAAAAAGTGGAATACTTTTCCTGCTATTTTACATCAGGCCAAAGTGGATTGATTCATTCTTTTCAAGagcagaaaatattttgaagagTGTGTTCAACCCAGAATTGACTGCATTCATTTGTAACGTGtggtggaaacaggaaacatggtTGAAGTGTAAAGAAAATCTTTTAATAGCTGCTTTAGCTATTGATGTAAAGACAAATGCCTTTCAGCGCAAGGTGTCACGGTTATTTTAACTGAGAACTCATAAAAAACTGAAGGGTTTATCAGCAGTGAGAATCTGCAGAATGATTATAGGCTCTGTGCAAACATAAAACGAAGGGCCACTTCGAGTGTGCGTAGGGCCGGTGGCATTACGGACCATCTGTCCCCTCTCAGATCGACACTCTGGTGAAGAGGACCTCTGACATGGAGGTGGGCCTGAAGAGGACCAGGAGTGGACGGATCATCCAGTCCACCACGGTCAGTCAGCCACTTAAAGCTTAACAGccacctcttctctctgtaCACTGTCACAGCTAGGCGTACACTGTCACTGTTACAGCTACACGACCTGAAACCCCTTTATGATGTCATAGTCAGTTTAATGTTTATATGAAAGTTTGCTATTcagtctgtttgctttgttaGATAATTAACCATTATCTATGAATGTTAACACTGTAAAAGTAACAAGAGTGACATGTTttgatgtaattattttattgagacacctcgtgtgtgtgtgtgtgtgtgtgtgtgtgtgtgtgtgtgtgtgtgtttgtgtgtgagcaggagaCAAACTTGACTGTGGACAATAAGCAGACACCTAGGAAGGACAAAATGGTTTGAAACTTTTATAAATTCTAATCTGATCTTAatttgatataaatatatagtaaGTGAAGCTAGTAAATGATTAAGTGCTTGTAACTCAACATATTATTTAAGAAGAGAACAGTATGTGCTTGCAAACCCTGGATCCCGTCATTAAATATACAGCATTTGAATGTGTGTcgaaaatgtattaataagtTTAAGGCCAAAATAATGTCAACAGTTTAACTTTTAACTGTAGGTGGATAAATGTCCACACATTACACATAACCCGATCTGGAAACAAAGAGTTCATCATTTTTGATTGAGGCTGATGAATCAGCTGAACAGGAAAACGTGTAGGAACCCTGTTTGTTACAGAGATGAGTCAGCGCTCGCCGCTTTGGTTTCACAGGACCAGAAGATTCATATgaaacactgtgttttcaggtttctCAGTATGACATCCCCAGCAGCCAGGAAACTCCATCCACCACCGCGCCTAAGAAGAGACGCAAATTCAGCGAACCCAAAGAGCGCTATTGACCTCACACCCCACtgctcacacagcagcacagctgtATTGAtttacactgatgtttttttaaattcacaagTTATGTAGTTGcgggtttaaaaaaaaaaaaaaggagttccacttgtttttgaaaacattttagcaGTATTTTGAGGTTGTTACATAACTGTCAGTGTAttgtttatttgaatgaaatACAGATACAAAATATGTTGCtgcaaaagtgtttattttgcctttgaatggttatatttgttttactgGCACCACTCTGTTCATGTGTACAAAGCAGGACTGCAAAAcctcaataaaatataaaactgcagTATAAAGTGTCATTTGTAGCAGGGTTAcaattgcagtttttttttttttccaaaagtcAACAAAAGCACAATTGCAAAACTGTCTGTGgtttccattgagtgatgttatgtgaTATTCCGATTTAAACGTGACATCTGCCTCGGTTGGAACAGGCTCCCTGGGGTCTTATACGTCAGGCGCCACCACTGATATGCAAAagaagtgtttccatttcactctgaaaaaccacctcatgtgaatgtatacatttttttccaacatttgaGTCTTTTCAAAATCAACACGTTTCCATTACTCGTTTTTAagtttgcaatttcaaattgtgcattaagcaggttaatggaaacgtGAGACGTTAGTTTGTGTGGCACTTGATTATAAAGTCAGATTGAATGGGATTTATAAGGAGCAACAACAGGCAGGTTATGTTGAGGCAGAGTTGGAAGGAAAGGATTATCTCCTTTCATTTAAAACTTCTGTTTGAATTATTTACTTGGGCAGATAAATGCTTGGAAAACTAtggttttatttgatcattttaataaGAAATATATGCAGATGATTTTCGGAAAAAAGTGAGTAATTGGCTGGTGAGCTGTGTTAGTGTGCAGTGAGGTCAAATGTCCTGCATATATTATGCTGACAGgaacatattttaaaattaaattcacgTGAACATTTGTTCAGATCTTGTTGTATTTTCCTGTCAACATTGACACAGATGGTGAGGGTGTAAAAAGAGCGGTGTGCAGAGGCTACAGTCATACACTGAGAATGCTGTGGTGCGTGCCAGGACTTTATGagtcatatttttattagatgTAAGCAGGCAGTGATAAGGAGCCCTGCACATGTTGTATAAGTACTGTGCAAATAGTTGAAGCTTTTGCTTACTTCTAACAACAACTGCATACATTCAGTATTCAGTATGTGTTTATACAGTTGTGTTGCAGCTCTGGAGGCCGTACAGCCGCAACACTCAGCAGCTGCCTCCATCAGCATTAAGACGCTGTCAGACACCTGTGCTTGTTTCTTGGTTTAGAAAAGGCAATAAGCTGCCGTCTGTTACAGTTTAAAGATTTAACAGTTTCAGcttcctgctcttcctgtcccataggccaaaaaaaaaaaaaaaaaaaaactcaattttgCCTGCCTCTGGAAAAACAAACCTGCATGTTTGAATAGACCTCGAAATGCCACCATTTGCATGTGAGGTGCCTTAAATGAAGCTGTTAAGTGAAAGTGGATTATATCTGTACACAGTGACCTTTGGGCCCAGATAAGGGCCCATCAGCAGCCTCCCGCCCGGcaagctgtgtgtttttaatctccTATTGTTTTTCCCAGAGAGAGGGACATTTGCTGATAGACTGCCTTAACCCACTGCAAATCAATACTGCAGGAAGCCTTTGTGATGCATATCCAAGCAGCCCCCcgccccacctctctctctctctgtgtctgcggCAGgccagggggggggggggggcaaagagaGACTCCATCAAATCAGCCCTCACTTCCTAACGCTGGCATTGTCTTGACCAccacttttatttcattgtctctgtgtttttatgggTATTTCTGATAACAGAGGCATAAAGCAGAATGGACTGGGAAATCCACAGTGGACAATATCCACACATTGGCGCATTGACACTATTTATGAGCTGTGAAATTAATCAGGGTTTCCTAACCTCACAGCCCGACTGTGGTGGCatttttcaacacttttttattattttgacggagggggggggggggggttctgggTATTGATAAGTGATGAAGGGCAATGACAGTAAAGGCACCTTCACAGGTCTAGTCATGTAATGTAGATAACCAATATCTCTGCTATAGACATTACAACAACACTATATCACAGAAATGAACCGATTCATAGCGCCCAAAAGGCAAAATGTGTCCAAtgacatggaaaataaaaagaaatgttggaAAATGCACATGTTGAGGGATTGTCACGTATGGCACCCAAAGGAGTCTGACGCTTGGAGCTCAGACACCTGAATGCACAAAGACTTGAATATGGACTTCTTTCAATCACATCTTAGttgaacatgaacaaacaacataagAACAGGTTTTCAGGGTATAGAGCGGTGTTCCTGTCAAGCGCGTTCCAAATATCTATAGAGGGGGAAAAGGAATCTAAATTGCGATTTTATTTCGCCTCCACCCTTGATCCTTCACTCGGATCCTGGGACTCTACATCATTTCTGTACACACACGTCTCCCAGAAATGAATTCTGAAATTAAATTCAGGGACACACGTCCAGCGGCTAGTGTTAACAGATCAATCAGCTGGTCAAACAGCAGGAGGGGCCCGCTGGACGCCTCTGCAGACCAATCAGAAATCTGGGTCCGTTCTGTCTGAGTCGATAGCGTAGGTCCATGGCCGCCTGTATACGGTCAAGGCAAGACCcactgacagactgatggaCAGACAGCCGCAGTCCATCCCAGGGCTCCATATAGATTAAAGCCAGCTTCTGTGAGCCTATAGTCGCGGTGCGGTGATTGTGCCTGCAGGGCCTATAGGCCCCAAGGGGGGGCTGGGCTTTacagcaggagggggaggagcgaGGGATGGAGTGGACATCCAGCCCAGGGACCGTGACCCCTTTGACCTTGCCAGAAGGGCAGCAAATGTTTCCGAGCTGATTAGCGCTTCCCCAGCAGAGTACCCTGCTCACTGCAGAGGCGTTGGAGGAAAATGTGTCATTCActtatttctgaaaaaaaaaaaaaaaaaaactgttaagcGAGAacaagaatgaaataaataaatctgtctaAAAGGACTGAACATTCTTATACTGTTTCATAAAATAGCAATTCATATGTTaccagaggtcaaaggtgaccAGATACTATATTTAAGGTCAACTATGAGgaacttttactttatttgtacttttgttCCCCTACATTTAATTGAGAGCTAGTTTGACTCACACGATACATTATCTGCGTACAGAAATTACGATGCATTGTTGTAGATTAGACTAGACAAATATGCAAGTAGCTCCAGTGGCTCCTGAATGATGCTTCCTTTTACTTTAGATACtgaagtacattttgctgttgAGGCAAAGAAGTTTTATCTATATACCACCTTCCAATAACAAGCCAGTTCAAAGTGATACAAAGCAATGGCTGTGACTCCGGTGGTAGAGCGGGTTGTCCACTGATCACATGGGTTAGAGGTTCAATCCCCAGTTTCTGTCcatgtaagtcactttggataaaagcgtcaGCCAAATGATTATATGTAGATGTAAAAAGACACGTTAGCATgtaaaaaagagtaaaataaaatataaaaaaattttataaaacagaaaataaaaatacagtgcaGTTCAAATTCAATTTGATAAAAGGCAGTGGCAACAAGTTTTAAGTATAGATTCAACAACTGAGAATTGAAGCATACTTCAGGTTTAGATCTTGTGATACTTCTGTAATTCAGTAAAATTCAGAATGCAGGACTTTAACCTGTGGTGGAGTTTGTTTACATTGATGTATTTCCACTTTAACCTAAGTACGGAATTAAAAATGTCTTCCACTGT containing:
- the hormad1 gene encoding HORMA domain-containing protein 1 isoform X1 translates to MRPELLWTRQPMTQAPYLWIFTKTMACVQRVRTSQDTQLLPNQVLSEQQSLVVMKKLLAIAVSGITYLRGLFPEKAYGSKYVEEQKVMILREERSCPGASQIVQWMQGCFEAIQRKYLRTVIMSIYTDPENPQKVTEFYQFRIQYTAKGAQMDFESSNNNKVSAMSCGNTKKASILLVRKLYTLMQNLGPLPDNVCLNMKLAYYDDVTPQDYQPPGFKEAEGDTMEFEREPVKLTMGEVATPFHTLKLDMATERQRLEQVEESVMEKWVLKMEEDGVLSQSHVIEDVEKPDTENTDLDNTDVQMTCLEKMESCEEVTEIDTLVKRTSDMEVGLKRTRSGRIIQSTTETNLTVDNKQTPRKDKMVSQYDIPSSQETPSTTAPKKRRKFSEPKERY
- the hormad1 gene encoding HORMA domain-containing protein 1 isoform X2; this translates as MRPELLWTRQPMTQAPYLWIFTKTMACVQRVRTSQDTQLLPNQVLSEQQSLVVMKKLLAIAVSGITYLRGLFPEKAYGSKYVEEQKVMILREERSCPGASQIVQWMQGCFEAIQRKYLRTVIMSIYTDPENPQKVTEFYQFRIQYTAKGAQMDFESNNNKVSAMSCGNTKKASILLVRKLYTLMQNLGPLPDNVCLNMKLAYYDDVTPQDYQPPGFKEAEGDTMEFEREPVKLTMGEVATPFHTLKLDMATERQRLEQVEESVMEKWVLKMEEDGVLSQSHVIEDVEKPDTENTDLDNTDVQMTCLEKMESCEEVTEIDTLVKRTSDMEVGLKRTRSGRIIQSTTETNLTVDNKQTPRKDKMVSQYDIPSSQETPSTTAPKKRRKFSEPKERY
- the hormad1 gene encoding HORMA domain-containing protein 1 isoform X3, whose product is MACVQRVRTSQDTQLLPNQVLSEQQSLVVMKKLLAIAVSGITYLRGLFPEKAYGSKYVEEQKVMILREERSCPGASQIVQWMQGCFEAIQRKYLRTVIMSIYTDPENPQKVTEFYQFRIQYTAKGAQMDFESSNNNKVSAMSCGNTKKASILLVRKLYTLMQNLGPLPDNVCLNMKLAYYDDVTPQDYQPPGFKEAEGDTMEFEREPVKLTMGEVATPFHTLKLDMATERQRLEQVEESVMEKWVLKMEEDGVLSQSHVIEDVEKPDTENTDLDNTDVQMTCLEKMESCEEVTEIDTLVKRTSDMEVGLKRTRSGRIIQSTTETNLTVDNKQTPRKDKMVSQYDIPSSQETPSTTAPKKRRKFSEPKERY